In a genomic window of Paracoccaceae bacterium:
- a CDS encoding penicillin-binding transpeptidase domain-containing protein, whose protein sequence is MAISAPVDVSETIRESGVDISASTVVIRRVSDGQTWISNRQRAAERFIPASTSKIPHTIVALETGVSSFDTVFEWDGKRRFLDSWNMDQTLATAYQRSAVWVFQDIADAVGHAQMAHWIQRLEYGNRNIGDATRLTTYWLQGPLKISALEQIDFLERLVSDKLSVSPGTVDKAREIMRADSGPDWSLYAKTGWGLRVDEPDIGWYVGWLEQNEPVPEIYIFAFNLDMASSQDRHRREQTVRHILADIGVLAAEAP, encoded by the coding sequence ATGGCAATCTCAGCACCGGTGGATGTGTCTGAAACGATCCGGGAATCCGGCGTGGATATCAGTGCGTCCACCGTCGTGATCCGCCGTGTTTCAGATGGTCAGACATGGATCAGCAACCGACAACGTGCGGCTGAACGTTTCATACCTGCATCCACCTCCAAAATCCCGCATACGATCGTCGCCTTGGAGACCGGGGTTTCATCTTTTGACACTGTGTTTGAATGGGACGGGAAGCGTCGTTTCCTCGACTCATGGAACATGGATCAGACGCTTGCAACTGCTTATCAAAGATCCGCCGTTTGGGTGTTTCAGGACATTGCAGACGCGGTTGGACATGCTCAGATGGCGCATTGGATCCAGCGATTGGAATATGGAAATCGTAATATCGGTGATGCGACGCGGCTAACGACGTATTGGCTGCAAGGACCGCTGAAAATTTCGGCGCTGGAGCAGATCGACTTTCTGGAACGGTTGGTTTCGGACAAACTGTCGGTGTCACCCGGCACAGTGGATAAGGCCCGAGAGATCATGCGTGCCGACAGCGGACCCGATTGGAGCCTTTATGCCAAGACGGGGTGGGGACTTCGAGTCGATGAACCCGATATCGGGTGGTATGTTGGATGGCTGGAGCAAAATGAACCAGTGCCGGAGATTTACATTTTCGCCTTTAATCTCGATATGGCAAGTTCTCAGGATCGACACAGGCGCGAACAGACTGTTCGGCATATACTTGCGGACATCGGTGTACTGGCAGCCGAGGCTCCTTGA